The Sorex araneus isolate mSorAra2 chromosome 5, mSorAra2.pri, whole genome shotgun sequence genome has a segment encoding these proteins:
- the LCORL gene encoding ligand-dependent nuclear receptor corepressor-like protein isoform X3, which yields MEKGKSALSKVLESLCIHHQQQILTMMKFLVQEQNAPSLCCYNTSFTVTSESQKPPIEDDLPDLFCNCEYRLAERGCLLNERQSLGFVPLPVCIKDLHCFSCQTVTVENIKTVVKGGIANSCDSRRCCSGLLPNTPSTKSSIHAPLLRSEVCDVSVSLKDVCRSRSPSPPPLSPVQTEGFEKLKDGTSKLSALEKNRPETNNHQPPSLTPAEISSDKCGQEGKVRSTVKSSNSDSLLLEDHNNYSSNQEDGETSIIFQDLMDRINEKLKSIETTVDLANHVKFSSSDGNTDNDLKLRDLIASLLHNAPASDYSFMELLSQHDKKGDDKIIQTRFRKRQEALFAMHSSPDSPVFRRQSLQIKRQLASFDEHFIRKKYTEKNSRKLMHTDKVFSTDNEFYYCQEPPLKYSKSVQNNHSETSFSPDYAAHSLQPSLPSLETNLAFNDFSESFKTTSEKVGIGKLQGKASSGKISLQNQRKDKKVEKIQTPLERDVPGVVSRTKRNIVPPGWYSIYVTNNCDVKKSKAKNVTEFTERKDVVRNTHIESSHNVELNKIALSSNLQVIVERLEDTVNMGKKSWNIHSLSQVYKTSKKLAEIDKDQNTSRNENLTVGRMTFKVQNLSKSVNIKSSDTPSIHFNNERFDNVKKPSILDKDSLIPSVKNIPAKYGANESSFPSYSSPVKLMFLSEVKSCEGIKYTLSSVSTSESNIDFHTEKHSPHHVIEKEEEMNEDILNANFKNCSSNLSVTLQRGHNFNSTEQTVESSEVFIDKSSDKPQEEPKENSNSATDSSFKRKPGRPKKLGPKIMNPFKRPVGRPPKPQPDQRDITIYQNESISAGQKSPKCLISKVEESIYKKSITVTVIYGRSRRTKRQVSEGNVTLSKIMSLNNNAEFLAENNSCRNIREYEIDSGERISAISSLTPDFEVLGSDFYSIGPAKNTSLLPQPSKKLTWPNQKPLAIIRKPGRPAKVKISGISVTINRTSPQEREVTINNYLSPYQQDNILEKNLLEEKYDHEQCRKMEIRHTETEIFNNLPESMVATRPLRQSKRGRKPSVHFLHSFTSSNSLIYRNNMLHKSYKLHVQKGTSQRDKHRQLSIKTVPKVSPGARNSRNRKKCLENNWLIPSSKVSLDSIISPDPLLRWWATSTSDDSLLEELNNRFEQITSAWVQVSGNEAENCFHKKREHTEKDNLKITNPLETCPLGLEATPVKMLFRKKYDLSELCTWFMQTTETQSLSLVRKANARNPLEVISTRGVKLGAKYSDFSTNPFKKHLKKFALSSPSKSSGKLHVLHKMVSSPGLNVKSNLTLARYQRTELKRLTQAKWRREGEFRHGTTDWISKRRNLRSFCQNKILNRTGEPTDADIPFQRKDKGDNSLFFPSEIRDDFLQPRVAVSDLRVHASLENKVESKAKENGTDASGKDVEREPRLGSACPNNWRSKTLKDCKIFLRKINYLEHRNTFKLNTVVYSPESPGSGSSHQPDVEALERFTLRSQAASQSPLKRPSKEIKNISASSPSTNKCTDQLENYKSSKCADSDNSPFASSETLSKLNQRKRPPWKTTEMPTKRHKRQSCNSGQRANYYSKSQLGKFFST from the coding sequence atggaaaaaggaaaatcagCATTAAGCAAAGTTTTGGAATCTTTGTGCATTCATCACCAGCAACAAATTTTGACTATGATGAAATTTCTAGTCCAAGAGCAGAATGCTCCTTCTCTTTGCTGTTATAATACTTCATTTACTGTGACTTCAGAATCTCAGAAGCCCCCAATTGAAGATGATTTGCCTGATCTGTTCTGTAATTGTGAATATAGGCTGGCAGAAAGGGGGTGTTTACTAAATGAAAGACAAAGCCTTGGTTTTGTGCCTCTGCCAGTCTGTATTAAAGATTTACATTGTTTCTCTTGCCAGACAGTAACTGTTGAAAACATTAAGACCGTTGTAAAGGGAGGAATTGCAAACAGTTGCGATTCCCGCAGGTGCTGTTCTGGACTGTTACCAAATACTCCCTCTACAAAATCATCCATTCATGCTCCTCTTTTGAGGAGTGAAGTATGTGATGTTTCAGTTAGCCTTAAAGATGTTTGTAGATCTCGaagtccctctcccccaccattATCACCAGTGCAGACTGAAGGATTTGAAAAATTGAAAGATGGCACCTCAAAACTTTCAGCCTTAGAAAAGAACAGACCTGAAACAAATAATCACCAGCCTCCATCTCTCACGCCAGCAGAAATAAGCAGTGACAAGTGTGGTCAGGAAGGTAAAGTACGAAGTACAGTCAAATCCAGTAACTCAGATTCTTTGCTCTTAGAGGATCATAACAATTATTCTTCAAACCAGGAAGACGGTGAGACTTCTATAATTTTTCAAGATTTAATGGATCGTATTAATGAAAAGTTAAAATCAATAGAAACTACAGTAGATCTGGCAAACCATGTGAAGTTCTCTAGCAGTGATGGTAATACAGATAATGATTTAAAGTTGAGAGATTTAATAGCCTCTCTCTTGCATAATGCACCGGCCAGTGATTACAGTTTTATGGAATTACTAAGTCAACATGATAAAAAGGGAGATGATAAAATTATTCAGACAAGATTTCGAAAGCGTCAAGAAGCCTTATTTGCAATGCACAGCTCTCCTGATTCGCCCGTGTTTAGAAGGCAGTCTTTACAGATTAAAAGACAACTTGCTAGTTTTGATGagcattttataagaaaaaaatacactgaaaaaaattcaagaaaattgatgCACACTGATAAGGTATTTTCAACGGACAATGAGTTCTATTACTGCCAAGAGCcgcctttaaaatattctaaaagtgTTCAGAATAATCATTCAGAAACATCCTTTTCACCAGATTATGCAGCGCACTCCTTGCAACCATCCCTTCCTAGTTTAGAAACTAACTTGGCTTTTAATGACTTTTCAGAAAGCTTTAAAACAACTTCTGAGAAAGTGGGCATAGGAAAATTACAGGGAAAAGCTTCATCTGGGAAAATAAGTTTGCAAAATCAGAGAAAGGATAAAAAGGTAGAGAAGATTCAAACCCCTTTAGAAAGGGATGTTCCTGGAGTTGTGAGCAGAACTAAACGAAATATTGTGCCTCCGGGGTGGTATTCTATATATGTGACAAATAATTGTGATGTGAAGAAGTCTAAGGCCAAAAATGTTACTGAGTTTACAGAAAGGAAAGATGTAGTAAGAAACACTCATATTGAAAGCTCACATAATGTAGAGCTAAACAAAATTGCATTGAGTTCTAATTTGCAAGTTATTGTGGAGCGATTGGAAGATACAGTAAATATGGGCAAAAAGTCTTGGAATATTCATTCATTATCACAAGTTTATAAAACATCCAAGAAATTGGCAGAAATTGATAAAGATCAAAATACTAGTAGAAATGAAAATCTTACTGTGGGTAGAATGACATTCAAAGTGCAGAATTTATCAAAATCTGTTAATATCAAGAGCAGTGATACACCttcaatacattttaataatgaaagaTTTGACAATGTGAAAAAGCCATCTATCTTAGATAAAGATAGCTTAATTCCTAGTGTTAAAAATATACCAGCAAAGTATGGCGCCAATGAAAGCTCTTTTCCCAGTTATTCTAGTCCTGTCAAACTCATGTTCTTATCTGAAGTTAAAAGCTGTGAAGGAATCAAATATACCTTAAGTTCAGTTAGTACTTCTGAATCAAATATTGATTTTCATACTGAAAAACATTCACCCCATCATGTAAtcgaaaaagaagaggaaatgaatGAGGATATTTTAAATGCTAACTTTAAAAATTGCAGTTCTAACCTAAGTGTCACTCTTCAAAGAGGACACAATTTTAACAGTACAGAACAAACTGTAGAATCCTCTGAAGTGTTTATAGATAAGAGTAGTGATAAGCCACAAGAAGAGCCTAAGGAAAATTCAAACAGTGCTACTGattcatcttttaaaagaaaaccagGTAGACCTAAAAAATTAGGTCCCAAGATCATGAACCCATTTAAGAGACCAGTTGGAAGACCGCCAAAACCTCAACCTGATCAAAGAGACATTACCATTTACCAAAATGAGTCTATCAGTGCTGGCCAGAAAAGTCCCAAATGTCTTATATCCAAAGTAGAAGAAAGTATTTATAAAAAGAGTATTACAGTAACTGTTATTTATGGGAGATCAAGAAGAACAAAACGGCAGGtttcagaaggaaatgtcacCCTAAGCAAGATAATGTCTTTGAACAATAATGCCGAGTTTCTAGCTGAAAACAATAGCTGCCGGAATATTAGAGAATATGAAATTGACTCAGGTGAAAGAATCAGTGCGATTTCAAGTTTGACTCCTGACTTTGAGGTCTTAGGATCCGACTTTTACTCCATTGGACCTGCTAAGAACACATCTTTACTACCTCAGCCCTCCAAGAAACTCACTTGGCCAAATCAGAAGCCTTTGGCCATAATTAGGAAGCCTGGTAGACCTGCAAAAGTCAAAATTTCTGGCATATCTGTGACTATTAATAGAACTTCACCTCAGGAAAGAGAAGTAACTATTAACAACTACTTATCTCCTTACCAACAAgataatatattagaaaaaaatctacttGAAGAAAAGTATGATCATGAGCAGTGCCGTAAGATGGAAATAAGACACACTGAaactgaaatatttaataatctgCCAGAAAGTATGGTTGCTACGAGGCCTTTGAGGCAATCTAAGAGGGGTAGAAAGCCATCTGTGCATTTCTTACATTCATTCACATCGTCTAACTCACTTATATACAGAAATAATATGCTCCATAAGTCATACAAACTCCATGTGCAGAAAGGTACAAGTCAGAGAGATAAACATAGGCAGTTAAGTATAAAAACAGTTCCAAAGGTTTCTCCAGGAGCTAGAAattcaagaaatagaaaaaagtgtTTGGAAAATAACTGGTTAATACCCAGTTCTAAAGTCTCCTTGGACTCTATAATTTCACCAGATCCTTTGCTCAGGTGGTGGGCCACTTCTACTTCAGATGATTCTTTATTAGAGGAGTTAAATAATAGATTTGAACAGATAACAAGTGCTTGGGTACAAGTTAGTGGGAATGAAGCTGAAAATTGTTTTcataaaaaaagagaacacaCTGAAAAGGATAACCTTAAAATAACTAATCCTTTGGAAACCTGTCCCTTAGGACTTGAAGCTACCCCTGTAAAAATGCTTTTTCGGAAAAAGTATGATTTGAGTGAACTTTGTACCTGGTTTATGCAAACGACAGAAACACAGTCTCTCTCACTAGTCAGAAAAGCAAATGCTAGAAACCCTTTGGAAGTAATAAGTACCAGAGGAGTCAAATTAGGAGCCAAATATTCTGATTTTAGTACTAACCCCTTCAAAAAGCACTTAAAGAAATTTGCACTATCTTCCCCTTCAAAATCATCAGGGAAGTTGCATGTACTTCATAAGATGGTTAGCTCTCCAGGCTTAAATGTGAAAAGTAATTTAACACTGGCTAGATATCAAAGGACTGAGTTGAAGAGGTTAACCCAGGCAAagtggagaagagagggagaatttAGGCATGGCACCACGGATTGGATCTCTAAAAGGAGGAATTTAAGATCTTTCTgccagaacaaaattttaaataggacaGGGGAGCCAACAGATGCTGACATCCCAttccaaagaaaagataaaggcgataattcactttttttcccttctgagatcagggatgacTTTTTGCAGCCGAGGGTGGCAGTGTCTGACCTCAGAGTACATGCTAGTTTAGAGAATAAAGTTGAGTCAAAAGCAAAGGAGAATGGAACAGATGCCAGTGGAAAAGATGTTGAAAGGGAGCCCAGACTAGGAAGTGCATGTCCAAATAATTGGAGGTCAAAAACCTTAAAAGATTGTAAAATCTTTTTGAGGAAGATCAACTATCTTGAACACAGAAACACTTTTAAGCTTAATACGGTGGTTTACTCTCCCGAATCTCCTGGCAGTGGGAGCAGTCATCAGCCTGATGTAGAAGCGTTAGAACGCTTTACCTTAAGATCCCAGGCTGCTAGTCAGAGTCCTCTTAAAAGACcatctaaagaaattaaaaatattagcgCAAGTAGTCCTTCAACCAATAAATGTACTGATCAacttgaaaattataaatcaagtAAGTGTGCTGACTCTGATAACAGCCCTTTCGCTAGTTCTGAAACACTTAGCAAATTGAACCAAAGAAAAAGGCCACCATGGAAGACCACAGAAATGCCAACAAAAAGACATAAACGGCAGTCTTGCAACAGTGGACAGAGGGCAAATTACTATTCAAAATCCCAGCTAGGTAAGTTTTTCTCTACGTAA